DNA sequence from the Thalassotalea sp. 273M-4 genome:
TTAGGGCTATCTGTTGTCAAAGATAAGGTATAAATATTCCAAGTTCCTCGCACTCCGTTAGTAAGGGCTGAAATTGGGATCCAATAACCTGGTTCAGGGTAATATTGGGCAAATTCAAAATAGGCCTTCTGATTATCAAACACCTCAAGTTGAGCAGGGATCGCAAAGCGTAATTGCACGGTACGACTGGCTTGATTGATTTGAGTGTTGATGGCAACGTGGTCAACCAAGAACGCACTACTGTTGATGATTAAGCTATATTGCGACTGTTGTTTAATGCTAGCAATAAGGTGTTGTGGCACACCAACTTTAAGCTCGTAAGCGCCACTTTGCTGGATTTCAAAAGCGACTTGTTGACTATTAACCACCTCGCCAATATTGATGAAGCGTTTATTTATGATGCCAGTGTAAGGCGCACGAATTTGGGTGCGATCTATCTGATATTGTTTGGCCATAATACTGGCTTGCAGTTGCTGTTTGCTTGCGCTTAGCGATTTTAATTGGCTTTTGACTTCATCGACCACTTGTTCAGAGCTGTAACCTTTTGGCTGTAATGATTGGACTCTGGCTAGGTTGGCATTGGCCAAACTGATTTGTGCCTCAACTTGGTGTAGTTGGGCCTGCAACTGTTTGGCTTCTATCTCTAAAAGCTCGCTATTTAGAATGGCCAACACTTGCCCTTGTTCGACTTTTTCACCTTCAAATACCGCAATCTGATCCACTCGTCCAGAGACTTCAACATTGACTTTAGCTCGTTGTTGACTTTGAATGACGCCGCTAAACCTTCGTATGACTTGATAACCCTGTTGTGGCTCTAAGGAGTGGGCGGCCACTTTGTGATGGTAAGCTGACTCGACATTGTTGGCTGCATTATTGTTCGGGTTACAGCCCATTAGTGCAACAAGGGTTAAGGCAGCGAGCAAGAGTCGAAACATCCCGTGGTTAATAACGACGGCGTTTATTTGTTTACTTAAACCTTGGTTGAAAAAGGCAAACTGGTTGTTTAGGTTGTGCCATGGCAAATAAGCAATCATAAATCTCCATCGGCTTAAAGGTAAAAAATACAGTGTAGAGTTAGTTTAGGAAAATCAAACTAGACTGTCTAGTTTGATTTTTTTTGATTCTTTGATACATTAAAACCATTGTTTGTTTATACGGCATAATCCGATAACAATTTTTCAGCAGGAGCAAGGCATTGTCAGCGACCAAAACCTGTGGCAACGAGCCACCTAAAAGTAAAAGCGAGCTTAAGCGAGAGCGTATTTTATTGGCCGCATCGCAATTATTTTGTCAGCTTGGATTTTCTGCGACCAGTATGGACAACGTCGCTCAGCAAGCAGGGGTGAGCAAGCAGACGGTTTACAGTCATTTTGGCAATAAAGACGAACTGTTTAAAATGGCGGTAACATCGCGTTGCGAGGCCTTTCAAATGAGCGCCATGTCGAACATCACCCTTGATGATGCCAAAACAACTCTTAACCGTTTTTCCAAAGCCTTTATGCAATTATTGTTATCAGATGAAGGGATGGCCATCCACCGTATTTGTATTTTTGAATCGCAAACAAATCCGCATATTTCACAGTTGTTTTTTAGCGCAGGGCCTGAGCCTATTATCGCAGAGTTGACCCGCTTGTTAAGCTATTATCACAACCAAGGTGTGTTAGTGATCGATGATTGTCATTGTGCCGCGATTCAGTTGTTGTCGATGCTCAGGGGAGAAGCGATGATGCGTAAAGAATACAACACCCCGACCCAATTAAGTGTCGATGCTATCGATAACTATCTAAAACATTGTGTGCAACTCTTTTTAACAGGGTACCAATATAAAGGTTAAAGTATGGGCTGGGCCATGCTAAGAGCCCACTTTGAGAAATTAAATACAACAATTTTTGATTTAGGGTTGAAATTGCATTTAGCAAGACATATATCTTTTTTTAACATTCAAGATAAGTTTTTGTTGGGTTTTTGCTCAACAAGCAAAAAAAATTCAAATTTTCCCTTGTATTGTTTTTATCTATCAGTTTAGTCTTATGACTCTCATAATATTAAGGCCTGCATTTTAGGAGTATTAAAATGAGCCAAAACGTACAACCATTAAACAAAAGTGCGCACGCAAATTTAAAGATCAAACCTCAAGCCAACTTCGCTCATGTTGCTTCTCAGCATTTAGCGCCAGTTGTGGTTCAAGAATTTGCTCGAGCAGCAGCAGAATTTCCAGTTGTTTTTGTTAAAAACAGTGAAAATGACACTTTCCAACCTGTAGCTTTATTTGGTGTTAAGCCAGGTGAAAACTTATACACAGCAACTGCTCGTTGGGAAGGTGTTTACGCGCCTGCCGCCGTTACTCATTTCCCATTATCTTTGGTTCCTGAAAGCAAAGATTCAAATAAATTTATGGTCGTTATTGCTACCGAGACTTCGGTTGTAAACGAAGAAGAAGGTAATTCATTGTTTGATGAGAATGGTGAAGAAACCGAGTACCTAACTCGTCGTAAAGAAGGATTAGGTCTTTACTTTGAACACGCTCAAATGACGAAAGCGTTCACCAAAGAGCTGGCTGATAAAGAGTTATTAGTTGGTCAAAATATTGAAATCGATATCAATGGTGAAAAAATTCAAATCAATGGTATCTTCCACGTTGATGAGAAAAAACTAAATGAGTTAAGTGACGAAGAGTACCTAAGTCTGCGTAAGCGTGGCTTCTTAGGTCCAATTTACGCGCACTTAAACTCTATGCACCAAGTACACCGTTTGGTGCAAAAGAAAGCTGCTCAAGCTACCCAAGCTGTACAGTAATTTAACACCTCACACTTAGGTAACAATCCCCGCACCCTGCGGGGATTTTTGTTTTTAGACCCAAGTAATATGCTTTTCTTTGTTGTTAATAGCCCGACAAAAGCCAAATTTTGAACTAGTCTTAGCCCCATAAATAGTCACTTTGAGGGGTTATTATGAAAAATCGATTATTGCACTATTGTACGTTTACTCTCACTTTGTTGTTTTTATCCGCATGCAGCAGTATCGCTTCTGATCAACCATCAATTGCCGAGCAGCGTCAAGAGGTATTGACGATGAAAGATAACGTGCTTAATGAGCTGTATAAGCTAAAGCCAGATACCCGCTCTCAATTAGCTAAAGCGCCCGGCTATGCGGTGTTTAGTAATGTTAATATCAATCTGATCTTAGCCAGTTTTGGTGGTGGTCATGGGGTGGTCAAAAACAATCGCAATGGTAAACATACCTTCATGAAAATGGGCGAGGCAGGGGTTGGTCTAGGCTTAGGAGCAAAAGATTTTCGGGTGGTTTTTGTCTTTCATACTGCAGACGTAATGACGCGATTTATCGAGTCCGGTTGGGCTTTTGGCGCACAAGCTGATGCGGCCGCCAAAGCATCTGAAAAGGGCGCTGCTATTGGGGGGGAAATAACCGCCGATAACTTTACCATTTATCAGTTAACGCAAAGCGGATTAGCATTACAAGCCACCGTAAAAGGGACTAAATATTGGGTGGATGAAGATCTAAACGGGCAATAAACGTTGTCGTGTTGACTCGGTTTTTACCCGTTATGATTTAACTCTAAAGGCAAGAGATGGTTATAACGTGGCGTATTTTTGGCGCTGCGATAAAATAAGCTTGCGGGTATACTTGTCTTTAGGATTGGCGATAATATCGTTGGTGTTGCCATATTCAACCACATTACCGTCTCTTAGCACCATTAACTTATCGCTGAAATGGCGCACAATGTCGATATCATAAGAGATCATTAAAAAGGCCAACCCCATTTGTTGTTGCAGATCTAATAACAAGTTTACCATCTGCGCTCGCACCGATAGATCTAAGGACGCCAAAGCTTCATCTAAAATCACCAGCTGCGGTTGTAAAATAATCGCTCGAGCAATTGATACCCGTTGCTTTTGCCCCCCAGAGAACATATGAGGGTAAAAATGCATGTGATCAGGCAACAACCCCACTTTTTGTAATGTTGCCCGAATCAATGTTTGGCGTTCATCTTCATTAAGTTGAGTGTTCAGCAATAACGGCTCTTCAAGTTGTTTATAGATTGTTAAACTTGGGTTTAAGGTTGCGGAGGCATTTTGAAAAATCATTCGTACATGCTGGCAGCGTTGCTTAAAATTACCTGTTTGAAGATGCTGACCGTTTAATAATATCTCGCCGGTTGTCGGTCTAGCGGCGCCAACTAACAACTTGGCCAAGGTTGACTTACCCGAACCAATCTCACCAACAACCGCTAATGTTTCTTTTGCTTCTAATTTAAATGATAAAGGTTTTAATACTTCTTTTGATTCTTGCTTAAACCAAGAGCCTTTAACCTTGTAACGTTTACTTAAATTATTCACTTCAATTAAGCTGCTCATTTGGCATAATCCCCTCGGTGTGAGAAATGACAACTCACCAAGTGCCCTTGAAATGAGCGAATCTTAGGAGCAGTTACACATTTTCGTTGTGCGTTAGGGCATCTAGGTCCAAGACGACAGCCAATGGGTAAATGTTGTAATACCGGAATGGTTCCTGGCAAAGTGTGCAAGCGCGAGTTTTTATTTAAGGCCATCGAAGGGTGTGGAGTAGAAGCAATCAACGCTTTGGTATAGGGGTGAAACGGGGTTTTAAAAATTTGCTCAGTAGTACCCGCTTCAACAAACTGACCTGAGTACATCACAGTAAGTCTATCGGTCCAATGACTTATCTTGCCTAATTCATGCGAAATCAACAAAACCGACATGCTTTTTAGTTGATTTAAACTCGCCAGCAACCTAAAAATTTGATCTTGATTGGTCGCTTCCATTGACGCCGTTGGTTCGTCGGCGATCAATAGTTTAGGTCGTTTGGCCAATGCAATTGCAATCATCACCCGTTGACAAAGGGCATTATTAAGTTGGTGGGGATAGCTTTTACTGCACAGCTGATGTTGCTGGATACCGACTTTATGTAATAACCGAATCGCTTCTTCTTGTCGTTGTTGCTTGCGTTGCCAGAAAAAACCGCTAAATTGGCTTGAATCGAGCGCTTCTTCGATTTGTTCGCCAATGGTGGTGGTTGGGTCAAGACAGCTCATGGGCTCTTGAAAAATCATCGCCACATCTTTGGTGATGATTTTTTTTCGCTCTTGCGCGGACAAACGCATCAATTCTTGCCCTTGCCAATGAAAACGGTCGGCTTCAAAATCCCATTTATCATCTAATACGCCAATGATGGCTTGCGCTAAAATCGACTTACCAGAGCCTGACTCGCCAACTAAACCACGAAATTCTCCGTCTTTGATGGTCAAAGATACTCTGTCTACCATCAAGATGTCTTCTTTGCTGGTTTTTAAGCGAATACTTAAATTTTTTATATCGAGTAAATTCATTTCAGCTCTTTAGTTGTCTTTTTGCAATTTTAACGAGTGGCGTAAACCTTCGCCAAGCACATTGGTCACTAATACGGTAACCAATATAGCCAACCCCGGTAAGTAGGTGGTCCAGGGCGCAATATAGAATAAGTCGAGCGAACTGGCTAGCATAGCCCCCCATTCAGGCAATGGTATTGGTGCACCAAGGCCTAAGAAGCCCAAGGCAGCAATGTCAAGGATAGCGGCCGATTGAGCAAGCGTCGCTTGAATGATGATTTTGTCAATAATGTTTGGGTAAATGGCGGTGATTAATACTCTAAGTTCGGAAGCGCCATCTAATATTGGGATCAAAACGTAACTTTTTTCTTGCTCTTCTTTGATCGCATTACGGGTAATATGAACAAATTGGGGAATAAGAACCAAAGCAATTGCCCACAGAATGTTTTCCAAACCTTTGCCTAAAATTGCCACCACGATGATCGCCAATAATAGCGATGGAATGGATAACACCACATCAAGAAAGTGGGTTAAAAAGCTCGACTTCACCCCTCGAGTCAAAGCCGAAAAAGAGCCAATGACCACGCCGATAAGCATCGCGAAAATAACCACCACAAAGCTTAAACCGAAGGTAAACGAAGTACCATGAATTAGTCGAGAAAGCATGTCTCGACCAAGATCGTCAGTACCCAATAAATAACTGATATTTCCGGTCGCATCCCAAGCTGGAGGAAGTAACAAAAACTCACTGATTTCTAGCGACGGATGAGGCGTAATAAACGGACCAAAAACGGCCAGTAACAACAGCGCAACATAGCAACAAAAGCTGGTGAATATTATCGGAGAATTTTTAAACGTTGACCACAGCTGTTTGATCGGAGAAGGGTATTCTTCTTCTAAATAAATATGCTCACGCGACATGTTTTTTATACCTCTCTAACGGATTAAGAGCTGCATACAGCAGGTCAGTGATTATATTGATCATAAAAGTAAAGGCGGCCAAGCCCAACAACCCGCCCGAAATCGCAGTATAGTCATTTTGAGAAATGCTGTTAATAAGCCACTTGCCAACCCCTTTCCAGTCAAAGATGACTTCGGCAATCATTGCTAAAGTTACTAAATTGGCAAAATTTAAGCCCATTTGTCGGATCACCGGAATAATCGCATTGCGGATACCATGATTATATACAATTCTCATTTGTGACAAGCCTTTGGCTCGGGCTGCTTTGATATAATTTGAGTCTAAGACTTCAAGCATTGAGGTTCGAGCCATTCGAATAAATATGGTCATTGGGGCTAAGGCCACCGTCAATGCCGGTAAAATAATATGTTTGGTGGCATCGAGTAAGGCTTGGGTTTTATTTGGTGTATCGCTTAAGACAATATCGACCATTTTAAAGCCCGTGATATGTTTTATATCATAAAGTAAGTTGAGTTGACCGGCTGAAGGTAGCCATGACAAGGTGATTGAAAACACCATAATTAAGATCAAAGCGAGCCAGAATACTGGAATCGAGTACCCTAGCATGGTAAATACCATAATTGCTCTGTCTATGGGCTTGTTATGAAAGTTGGCAGCGAGAAAGCCTAGTGGGGTGCCTGATATAAAGGCGATCATTAATGCCATTAAACAAAGTTCAACAGTCGCTGGCAAATAGGTGAGTAACTTTTGACTGATCAGTTCTTTGCTCGCAATGGAAACCCCAAAGTTACCCGAGAGAATCTGCTTTAAATAAGCAAAGTACTGATGAAAAATTGACTGTTCTAAGTTGTACAGCTCGGTTAATGCTAACGTTTGCTCTGGAGTTGGTGAGAGTATTCCACTAAGGTTTGTTAATACATCTCCAGGGAACCAATAACTCAAACTAAACGACACGATAGTGAGCATAAGCAAGGTGAAAAATAACAGATTAAGTCGACGGAGCGTGTAAGAAAGCATAATTATTTTTTATCCTTGCGTACATCTTCAAAACTTATCCCACCAAAAGGGGTGAGAATCTTACCGTGAATATAATCTACTTTCGCTTGTGCGCGCTTCGCATGCGCAATGGGCAAAAGAGGTACATCTTCTAAGATGATATTTTGTGCTTTTAAATACAGTGCTTTACGGCTTGTTCTGTGATTGGTTAACAAAGAAGATTCGATTAAACTGTCAAATTCTTTATTACACCAAAATGCTCGGTTGCTACCGGTTTCAAGCGAAGAGCAACTGAGCAATGGTGAAAAGAAGTTATCTGGATCTGGGTGATCTGCTGACCAACCAATTAACACCGATTGATGTTCACCTTTAGCCAGTTTGCGTAAAAAAGTCGCCCATTCAAACGTCACGATATTGACATCAACCCCTATTTGCGCCAAATCGGCTTTGATTAACTTGGCCATTTTTAAAGCATTTGGGTTGTATGCCCGTTGCACTGGCATCGCCCAAATATCGAAACTAAACCCGTCTTCAAGGCCCGCATCGGCTAATAAGTCTTTGGCAATGTCTTTTGAATACGCCAGTTTATTAATCTGGTCGCTGTAGCCCCAAGACTCTGTAGGTAACAAAGAGTCGGCCTCTTGGGCTTGATCAAAGTAGACCGAGCTGATGATCACATCTTTGTTAATGGCATGGGCAATGGCTTTACGTACTAAGGGATTATCAAACGGCGGTTGTTGGGTATTAAAAGCGAGAAAAGCAACATTAAAAGACGTTACTTTTTCTAGCACTAAATCGGGTCTAGAATTAATTTTTTGGGTCGCTATAGGATACGAAATAACATCGCATTCATGGGTTAAAAGTTTGGTTAATCGACCGGTATTGTTCGGAGTAATACTGAAAATCAGTTGTTCTATTTGTACATCCTGGCGCCAATACACTGGATTTTTTACATAACGAATAATCGCCTTGTCTTTATATTCTTTAAAGATATAAGGACCTGTACCAACGGGAAGCGAGTCTAACTGTGAAAGTACTTTGTTATTGTTTTGGGCTAACAGGCTATCGGCATATTCTTTGGATAAAATGACCGAAAATGGCGCAGCCACATTGGCTAAAAAGGTACTGTTTGGTTGGTTTAATGTAAATTGCACTGTGTGTTCGTCTAGTTTATTTACGGATTTAACCAAGCTTTCAAAATTAACGCTTTTAAAAAATGGGAACTTGCCAGCAACCGACAGGTAAAAAGGGTTGTTGGCGTTAAGAATTCGCTCAAAACTGAAGATCACATCATCCGCATTCATTTTTCTTGTGGGTTTAAAATACGAGGTGGTATGAAAGCTAACATCTTGGCGTAAATAAAAGGTAATGCTAAGGCCATCATCACTGACTTGCCAAGACTTTGCTAACGCCGGTATTTGCTCAAATTGGTCACTGTCTAAATCAATCAAGCGATTATAAATTTGATTCGACGTGGCATCTACCGTGGTTGCGGATGTGATCAATTGCGGATTAAAACTTGTGGGGGCACCCTCTGAACAATAGACCACCCCTTCGGAAAGAACCGAATCGTTTTGGATATTGTCACAACCTAGCAACAGGGAAATTAATCCTGCTAAGCAAGGTAGACCAATGTATTGCTTGAGCTTATTCAGATTCATTGCCGTCTAATAAATTGTATTTTTTTAAATACCCTCTTAATTGATGGTACGTTAATTTTAGTGCTTCTGCTGTTTTCTTTTGATTAAACTGATGCTCAGACAGGGCACTTTTTAATAAAGATATCTCGAATTCTTGTGATAAGGTTTTTAACGACACTGGGTATTGTAAGTTTGTTGGTGCAGAAGATGTTAGTGCAGTGGATGGTTTAACACTTTGTTCTGGCTCAGACTTAGACTCGATATTTGAACTTTGTCGATCGGCTGTTTTTACGCGCTTATTTGGTCGATAAGGTGATTCAAAAGGGTCTATGACCAATTCGCTAACTGGAATATGAGGGTTATTATGGCGATAAACACTGCGCTCAACCACGTTTTTTAGCTCACGAATGTTACCTGGCCATTGATAGGCTAAAAGTGTTTTTTTTACTTTTTCAGTAAAACCACTAAAGAGTTCAAACTCAAGTTCCCTAGCCATGTTAATGGCAAAATGTTCTGCCAATAATAGAATGTCTTCAACCCGCTCTCTAAGCGGGGGCAGGGTTATTACATCAAAGGCGAGGCGATCTAATAAATCAGCGCGAAATTCACCTCGTTCGGCTAACTCGGGTAAGTCTTCATTGGTGGCCGCAATTAAGCGCACATCGGCTTTGACGGTCTTAGACCCACCAACGCGCTCAAACTCACCATATTCGACCACTCTTAATAATTTTTCCTGAATTAAGCCGGAGGTGTTGGCCAACTCATCGAGAAATAAGGTACCACCATGAGCCCGCTCAAACCGACCTTCATGGCGTTTACTTGCCCCTGTAAAAGCCCCGCCTTCATGACCAAACAACTCACTCTCTAGTAGGTTCTCATTAAGCGCAGCGCAGTTTAACTTTAGGTAGTTCTGATCCCAACGCTTAGATAGATAATGCAGCCTAGCCGCTACTAACTCTTTACCTGTTCCGCGTTCACCTATTAGGAGCACCGGCTTTGATAGCGGGGCGACTTGCGAGATGTGTTCCAGTACTTCCAAGAAACTGTTCGACTGACCGATAAGGTTGTCTTGTTGGTTAAAACGAGCCATATGAATTCTATTTATTGGTTTTTTTCACTAACAAATAGTGTATTTCATTAAAGCTACAGTGAGAAGTAATATTATTAAAAATTATTTTATTCTTTATAAACAGTGGTTTATAGTGGTTTTAAAAAGTTGGCATTAAATCTGTATGTAATGTGAATAAATACATTTTTGATTACCAATTAAAAACGAGGACGTTATTATGGGTATATTTTCAAGATTTACCGACATCATTAATTCTAACATCAACAGCTTACTTGATAAGGCTGAAGATCCAGAAAAAATGGTTCGCCTGATTATTCAGGAAATGGAAGACACCCTAGTTGAAGTTCGTTCGACTTCTGCTAGAACCTTAGCAGATAAGAAAGATTTGACCCGTCAACTGGTTCGATTAAAAAGCGACATAGATACTTGGCAACAAAAAGCGGAGTTAGCGTTAAGTAAAGATCGAGAAGATCTTGCTCGTGCAGCCCTTGTTGAAAAAAACAAAGCAGCAGAAGCGGTCAGTTCGATGGAATCAGAATTAGACGTTTTTGATGATCATATTGCTAAATTGCAAAATGAAATAGCGCAGCTGCAAGAAAAGCTTGCTGATGCTAAAGCGCGTCAAAAAGCCATCGTGATGCGGGGTAAAACCGCTAAATCGCGCTTAAAAGTTAAAAGCACAATTGACAGCGGTAAAGTTGATGACGCTTTAAGTCGTTTTGATCGCTATGAGCGTAAAATAGATGATTTGGAGTCTCAAGTTGACGCATATGACCTTGGTAAAAAGTCACTTGCAGATGAAATCGATGGGCTAGGAGCCGAAGACGGTGTGGAAGATGAATTGTCAGCGTTAAAAGCAAAGATGCAACAGGGCGATAAATCTGCTAAAAAAGCAACACCAAAGTCAAAGAAATAATTACAGCGTAAACGGAATCAGTTAAGGAGTGTCATATGAATCCTGGTATATTTATCGCCCCCATTGTTATATTTTTAGTGGTTGTGGCCCCAATTTGGTTAATTTTACATTATCGTTCGAAGCGACAAATTAGCCAGGGTTTAACCGAAGAGGAATACAGAAAACTCACTGAACTATCGGAAATTGCGGATAAAATGTCTGAGCGTATTCACACTTTAGAAGCTATTTTAGATGCGGAGAGCCCAAACTGGAGAGACAAAGTATGAGCATAAAATCACGAGGCGAATTATTTAGAGACCCAGCAAAGGGAAAAATTGCCGGGGTCTGTGCTGGCCTCGCCCAGTACTTTG
Encoded proteins:
- a CDS encoding efflux RND transporter periplasmic adaptor subunit, producing the protein MIAYLPWHNLNNQFAFFNQGLSKQINAVVINHGMFRLLLAALTLVALMGCNPNNNAANNVESAYHHKVAAHSLEPQQGYQVIRRFSGVIQSQQRAKVNVEVSGRVDQIAVFEGEKVEQGQVLAILNSELLEIEAKQLQAQLHQVEAQISLANANLARVQSLQPKGYSSEQVVDEVKSQLKSLSASKQQLQASIMAKQYQIDRTQIRAPYTGIINKRFINIGEVVNSQQVAFEIQQSGAYELKVGVPQHLIASIKQQSQYSLIINSSAFLVDHVAINTQINQASRTVQLRFAIPAQLEVFDNQKAYFEFAQYYPEPGYWIPISALTNGVRGTWNIYTLSLTTDSPNEGNELFTLVTQSVDVLHTETDKAYIKADLDSSLMFLVSGVQRLVPGQTVRIQ
- a CDS encoding TetR/AcrR family transcriptional regulator, with protein sequence MSATKTCGNEPPKSKSELKRERILLAASQLFCQLGFSATSMDNVAQQAGVSKQTVYSHFGNKDELFKMAVTSRCEAFQMSAMSNITLDDAKTTLNRFSKAFMQLLLSDEGMAIHRICIFESQTNPHISQLFFSAGPEPIIAELTRLLSYYHNQGVLVIDDCHCAAIQLLSMLRGEAMMRKEYNTPTQLSVDAIDNYLKHCVQLFLTGYQYKG
- a CDS encoding SapC family protein; translation: MSQNVQPLNKSAHANLKIKPQANFAHVASQHLAPVVVQEFARAAAEFPVVFVKNSENDTFQPVALFGVKPGENLYTATARWEGVYAPAAVTHFPLSLVPESKDSNKFMVVIATETSVVNEEEGNSLFDENGEETEYLTRRKEGLGLYFEHAQMTKAFTKELADKELLVGQNIEIDINGEKIQINGIFHVDEKKLNELSDEEYLSLRKRGFLGPIYAHLNSMHQVHRLVQKKAAQATQAVQ
- a CDS encoding YSC84-related protein, coding for MKNRLLHYCTFTLTLLFLSACSSIASDQPSIAEQRQEVLTMKDNVLNELYKLKPDTRSQLAKAPGYAVFSNVNINLILASFGGGHGVVKNNRNGKHTFMKMGEAGVGLGLGAKDFRVVFVFHTADVMTRFIESGWAFGAQADAAAKASEKGAAIGGEITADNFTIYQLTQSGLALQATVKGTKYWVDEDLNGQ
- a CDS encoding ATP-binding cassette domain-containing protein codes for the protein MSSLIEVNNLSKRYKVKGSWFKQESKEVLKPLSFKLEAKETLAVVGEIGSGKSTLAKLLVGAARPTTGEILLNGQHLQTGNFKQRCQHVRMIFQNASATLNPSLTIYKQLEEPLLLNTQLNEDERQTLIRATLQKVGLLPDHMHFYPHMFSGGQKQRVSIARAIILQPQLVILDEALASLDLSVRAQMVNLLLDLQQQMGLAFLMISYDIDIVRHFSDKLMVLRDGNVVEYGNTNDIIANPKDKYTRKLILSQRQKYATL
- a CDS encoding oligopeptide/dipeptide ABC transporter ATP-binding protein; the protein is MNLLDIKNLSIRLKTSKEDILMVDRVSLTIKDGEFRGLVGESGSGKSILAQAIIGVLDDKWDFEADRFHWQGQELMRLSAQERKKIITKDVAMIFQEPMSCLDPTTTIGEQIEEALDSSQFSGFFWQRKQQRQEEAIRLLHKVGIQQHQLCSKSYPHQLNNALCQRVMIAIALAKRPKLLIADEPTASMEATNQDQIFRLLASLNQLKSMSVLLISHELGKISHWTDRLTVMYSGQFVEAGTTEQIFKTPFHPYTKALIASTPHPSMALNKNSRLHTLPGTIPVLQHLPIGCRLGPRCPNAQRKCVTAPKIRSFQGHLVSCHFSHRGDYAK
- a CDS encoding ABC transporter permease subunit, which gives rise to MSREHIYLEEEYPSPIKQLWSTFKNSPIIFTSFCCYVALLLLAVFGPFITPHPSLEISEFLLLPPAWDATGNISYLLGTDDLGRDMLSRLIHGTSFTFGLSFVVVIFAMLIGVVIGSFSALTRGVKSSFLTHFLDVVLSIPSLLLAIIVVAILGKGLENILWAIALVLIPQFVHITRNAIKEEQEKSYVLIPILDGASELRVLITAIYPNIIDKIIIQATLAQSAAILDIAALGFLGLGAPIPLPEWGAMLASSLDLFYIAPWTTYLPGLAILVTVLVTNVLGEGLRHSLKLQKDN
- a CDS encoding ABC transporter permease, whose amino-acid sequence is MLSYTLRRLNLLFFTLLMLTIVSFSLSYWFPGDVLTNLSGILSPTPEQTLALTELYNLEQSIFHQYFAYLKQILSGNFGVSIASKELISQKLLTYLPATVELCLMALMIAFISGTPLGFLAANFHNKPIDRAIMVFTMLGYSIPVFWLALILIMVFSITLSWLPSAGQLNLLYDIKHITGFKMVDIVLSDTPNKTQALLDATKHIILPALTVALAPMTIFIRMARTSMLEVLDSNYIKAARAKGLSQMRIVYNHGIRNAIIPVIRQMGLNFANLVTLAMIAEVIFDWKGVGKWLINSISQNDYTAISGGLLGLAAFTFMINIITDLLYAALNPLERYKKHVA
- a CDS encoding ABC transporter substrate-binding protein codes for the protein MNLNKLKQYIGLPCLAGLISLLLGCDNIQNDSVLSEGVVYCSEGAPTSFNPQLITSATTVDATSNQIYNRLIDLDSDQFEQIPALAKSWQVSDDGLSITFYLRQDVSFHTTSYFKPTRKMNADDVIFSFERILNANNPFYLSVAGKFPFFKSVNFESLVKSVNKLDEHTVQFTLNQPNSTFLANVAAPFSVILSKEYADSLLAQNNNKVLSQLDSLPVGTGPYIFKEYKDKAIIRYVKNPVYWRQDVQIEQLIFSITPNNTGRLTKLLTHECDVISYPIATQKINSRPDLVLEKVTSFNVAFLAFNTQQPPFDNPLVRKAIAHAINKDVIISSVYFDQAQEADSLLPTESWGYSDQINKLAYSKDIAKDLLADAGLEDGFSFDIWAMPVQRAYNPNALKMAKLIKADLAQIGVDVNIVTFEWATFLRKLAKGEHQSVLIGWSADHPDPDNFFSPLLSCSSLETGSNRAFWCNKEFDSLIESSLLTNHRTSRKALYLKAQNIILEDVPLLPIAHAKRAQAKVDYIHGKILTPFGGISFEDVRKDKK
- the pspF gene encoding phage shock protein operon transcriptional activator encodes the protein MARFNQQDNLIGQSNSFLEVLEHISQVAPLSKPVLLIGERGTGKELVAARLHYLSKRWDQNYLKLNCAALNENLLESELFGHEGGAFTGASKRHEGRFERAHGGTLFLDELANTSGLIQEKLLRVVEYGEFERVGGSKTVKADVRLIAATNEDLPELAERGEFRADLLDRLAFDVITLPPLRERVEDILLLAEHFAINMARELEFELFSGFTEKVKKTLLAYQWPGNIRELKNVVERSVYRHNNPHIPVSELVIDPFESPYRPNKRVKTADRQSSNIESKSEPEQSVKPSTALTSSAPTNLQYPVSLKTLSQEFEISLLKSALSEHQFNQKKTAEALKLTYHQLRGYLKKYNLLDGNESE
- the pspA gene encoding phage shock protein PspA, yielding MGIFSRFTDIINSNINSLLDKAEDPEKMVRLIIQEMEDTLVEVRSTSARTLADKKDLTRQLVRLKSDIDTWQQKAELALSKDREDLARAALVEKNKAAEAVSSMESELDVFDDHIAKLQNEIAQLQEKLADAKARQKAIVMRGKTAKSRLKVKSTIDSGKVDDALSRFDRYERKIDDLESQVDAYDLGKKSLADEIDGLGAEDGVEDELSALKAKMQQGDKSAKKATPKSKK
- the pspB gene encoding envelope stress response membrane protein PspB gives rise to the protein MNPGIFIAPIVIFLVVVAPIWLILHYRSKRQISQGLTEEEYRKLTELSEIADKMSERIHTLEAILDAESPNWRDKV